A section of the Oculatellaceae cyanobacterium genome encodes:
- a CDS encoding isochorismate lyase, producing MKTPEQCNNIDEIRVQIDTLDKQVINLLGQRFGYVKAASKFKTSETSVRAPERFEVMLEQRRAWAEDAGLSPEAIEKMYRNLVNYFIEEEMKDWQNKNNC from the coding sequence ATGAAAACACCAGAACAATGCAATAATATAGATGAGATCAGAGTCCAAATAGATACCTTAGACAAACAAGTTATTAACTTACTTGGTCAGCGTTTTGGTTATGTCAAAGCAGCATCCAAGTTCAAAACTAGCGAAACAAGTGTCCGTGCTCCAGAGCGCTTTGAGGTTATGTTGGAGCAAAGAAGAGCATGGGCAGAAGATGCTGGGCTAAGTCCAGAGGCTATCGAAAAAATGTATCGAAATTTGGTTAATTATTTCATTGAGGAAGAAATGAAAGATTGGCAAAACAAAAATAATTGTTAA
- a CDS encoding CDP-alcohol phosphatidyltransferase family protein, with product MNSQKVPFSVDRIPSILVGIRLAIAPLLVLEAVDHDTTIWFVIGYIIAILSDIFDGIIARRLGVSTVELRQADSWADIFLFICLAISTWLVYPHVLMDFKNPLLLALAAQLILFTISLIKFKKLPSFHTYTAKTWGVMLLIATVSLFGFNYNKPLWLAIVLCWINSTEEIAMTLLLPEWKCDVLSIFHALNLRRDLLH from the coding sequence ATGAATAGTCAGAAAGTTCCTTTTTCTGTTGATAGAATTCCCAGTATTCTTGTTGGTATTCGTTTGGCGATCGCACCTCTACTGGTACTGGAGGCGGTGGATCACGATACTACAATTTGGTTCGTCATTGGCTATATTATTGCAATTTTATCTGATATCTTTGATGGCATCATTGCCCGTCGATTAGGAGTCAGCACAGTTGAACTTCGGCAAGCAGATAGCTGGGCAGATATCTTTCTGTTTATTTGCCTTGCTATTAGCACATGGTTAGTTTATCCTCATGTGTTGATGGATTTTAAAAATCCCTTACTTTTGGCTCTAGCTGCTCAACTAATTTTATTTACCATTAGTTTAATTAAATTTAAAAAACTTCCTAGCTTTCATACTTACACTGCGAAAACTTGGGGAGTAATGCTGTTAATTGCTACTGTAAGCTTATTTGGGTTTAACTATAATAAACCCCTGTGGTTGGCAATAGTCCTTTGTTGGATAAACAGCACCGAAGAGATAGCAATGACATTACTTTTGCCAGAATGGAAATGCGATGTTTTGAGTATCTTCCACGCTTTAAATCTGCGCCGCGATTTGCTCCATTGA
- a CDS encoding ATP-binding cassette domain-containing protein — translation TLTDVGLWNEVKDRLNTPALALSGGQQQRLCIARALVLKPEALLLDEPCSALDPLSSGVVEDLIASLRGRYTILIVTHNLAQARRIADTAALFWVQDEVGRLIEYGSVQQIFESPQEALTAAYVNGIRG, via the coding sequence CACTCTCACCGATGTTGGCTTGTGGAACGAAGTCAAAGATAGACTCAATACCCCTGCTCTTGCCCTCTCCGGCGGACAACAACAGCGCTTGTGTATTGCCCGTGCTTTAGTCTTAAAACCCGAAGCACTGCTTTTAGATGAACCTTGTAGCGCCCTCGATCCCCTTTCCAGTGGTGTCGTTGAGGATCTGATTGCCAGTTTGCGCGGACGTTACACCATACTCATCGTCACTCACAATCTCGCTCAAGCACGCCGGATTGCCGACACCGCTGCCTTATTTTGGGTTCAAGATGAGGTAGGGCGATTAATTGAGTATGGTTCAGTCCAGCAGATTTTTGAAAGTCCTCAAGAAGCCTTAACTGCCGCTTATGTCAATGGCATCAGGGGATAA